The Desulfonatronum sp. SC1 region GCGCGCTGTTTCGATGGCCCTGGCGATTCTTCCTCCTAAAGGCTCTTCGCCGAATTCGTAAATGATCTTCGCGAGTTGTCGCGCTGGATACGCGTTGACTACTTCCCGAGCCGTCACCCCCGCGCCTTGAGGATTCATCCGCATGTCCAAGGGACCGTTCGCGAGAAAACTGAACCCGCGCTCCGGAGTGTCCACCTGAAAGGAGGAGAAGCCAAGATCCAGCAATGCGCCGTCCAACTGTTCCCATCCGAGTTCGTCCATGACGTTCGAAAATCGGCTGAAACACTCGTGGCACAATGTCAATTCGGCCTTCGGCCATGCCTCGCGAAGCCTCTTCGCGGCCGCCTCCAGCGCCAATGGATCACGATCCAGCCCCAATATGCGGGCCTTGCCGTCGGTTGCCTCCAGCACGGCGCCGACGTGCCCGCCCAGCCCCAGGGTCCCGTCCAGGTAGCGCCCCCCCGGACGTGGAGCGAGATGTTTCAGGACCGCTTCGACCAGGACCGGTTGATGCGCGGGCGGAGCAGAAGATTCGGGCATGGACGTCACGGCGACCTCTCATGGGGATAAAGTCGAAATCGCGGGAGAGGACATCCGCTACTAGATGCGCAGGTCGCACTCCGTCTGAGCCAGGGCGTCCATGACCAGATCAAAGCTCTCTTCCATCTTGCGTCGCTGTTCTTCAAACCGCTCCAAGTCCCAGATCTCGAATTTTCGTCCCACGCCGGCCAGGGCGACTTCCCGCGTGAGGCCGGCGTAGGTTCGCAAATGAGGAGGAATGAGAATCCGGCCCTGTTTGTCCAGTTCAACCTCCATGGCCCCGGAGATGAAAAAGCGCTGAAAATCCCGCAACTGTCGATTCAGCATGTTGATGCGTTGAAAACTCTCTTCGATCCGTTCCCACTCCTGAAGCGAGTATCCCACCACGCATCCGTCGAAATTTGTCAGAATGACCCGGGCATGTGTTCCTGTGTTAAGGATAACATCCCGAAATTCCGTAGGAAGTACCAAGCGCCCTTTGGGGTCCAGGCTGCGATAGGCATGTCCGCGAAAGGTCATCGGCTTTCCACTCATCTCCACATTTTCCCACTTTTTCCCACCTTCTTCCGCACATCTTTCTAATTGTCAAGCTTTTTTCAATTTTACAGCAAATCCAAGTATTCACAAATAAATGCCACAAATGTTGACCACGAGGCTCATTAGGCGCCAAGAGTCGAAAACTGTGATGTGGCCGATTTCGATTTCGAAACCGATCCGATAGAGCGCGAGAATCGAAAACAAATTTGCCTATGGAGCAAGAAGGGAGCTGGTTGCTTTTGATGGGGATTGCCCTTAAGTGGAGCGGTGAGGAAAGAATGAAAAATGAGGCACCATTGTCTGACGAGGAACGCGTATGCGTAATAAAGCCATAGAACCGAACGAAGACCTGCATGAGGAATATTATCAGGTCAGTCCGGTGATCCTGGAAAGTTTTCCGAAATTTCGCCTGCCCTTGGACACGTTTGAATTCAGGGAGCAGGTCGCCCAACTGATTCCCTTGACCCAGGCCGGTCAGCGCATCTCGGCGGAACAACGTCAGATGATCCTGGACAAATGCGCCCAAGGATTGATTTTCGTCGCCCGCAAGGACCATCCGATCTACGCCGAGCATATCAGCAAGCAACTTGACCTGGTCCTCGTTGATTCAAGCCTGAAATCCTCGGAAATTGCCCTGATTATCAAACAAGGCCTGACCGACCGGTTTAAAGCCTTCTTGGACCAACCAGTGGCCCCCGTGCTGGTGCACCTGCAAACCGACCTGCTCGTCCTGACGGAGTATCTCTGGCACGATCCGTTTCGGATCAAGGCGTTCAAGAAACATCTCTGGGAAGACCACTCCCTGGCTAATCACGGCGTCAATTCTCTCTTCATCGGACTGGCCCTGTACATGCGCCTCAATGAAGGCGATCTGCGTCGCAAGCACCTGGACGAAGTCGCCATGGGGCTGTTGGCCCACGATCTGGGCATGTCCAAGATTCCGGCCTTCATCCGAGCCAAGACCATGCCGTTGACCCGGGACGAACTGGAAAAAATCCGGGAACATTGCTGGATCGGCGGAAAAATGCTGCACTCCTTGGAGGTCCGTTCGGACTTGATCCTCAAGCAGGCCTTGGAGCACCATGAACGGTTGGATGGCAAAGGCTATCCGCAAAAGCTGCCTGGCAAGGAGATTAGCATGGTCGGCCAGTTGTGCGCGGTGGTGGATTCCTATTGCGCCATGATCACCGATCGGCCGTACGCCGAGGCCCTGACATCGAGCAGCGCCCTTAGCGCGCTGAGTCAGAGCCCCGGCTACAACGACAAAATGGTCCGCGCCTTGATGGGTATGATGATGGGGTGAAGGTGGAAGACCGGAAGACGGATCAGTCAAAGTCGGCCAGCAACGCGCCGATATGCACCCCGTCGCCCAGGCTGGTCTGCTGGTATTCGGCCCGAATACGCCAGAGGGCCTGTTGGAGTTGGTCGCTGCTGATGCCGTTGCGCAGGGAGGTGTAGGCCTCCATGAAGGCGGCCAGATTGTCGCAGACCTTGAGCAGGTTGCCGTCCTTGGGGTCGAAGCGGTCCTGGTTGTAGGTGGTCTGGAGCTGGTCCCAGTTCACTTCCCGAATCAATCCGTCCAGGATGACCGTGCTCACGAACTCCGACCCCACGTCCAAGCCCAGAAAGTAAGACAACCGTTCCGACAGGTCGGAATATCCGCCCTTTTCCAAGGGAGCGAAGACCCGTCGCTCCAACTCCTTGAATTCATACTCCCGGATCAAATCGCCGATCCGGGCCACGGAACGCTTCACCGGTGAAATGATGTCCCTGGTCAGCAGTTCCGGCAAATCGTGGACCAGCCCGGCGAAGAAGTTGTTTTGCGCTCTGGCACGACACGCCCCCACCGCCATGCTGAAAAAGTAGCCGAAGCAGGCCACCACGAACATATGCCCCAGGACCGAGGTTTCCGGGACCCTCGGGGTCTGGGACCACCGCTTCTGGAATCGCAGCTGTCCGCTGAGGTGCGCCAGCCGACCCAGGTGGCTTCCCGTGCCCTGAAGCAGCTCCGGCATGCCCGCCAAGTCCCGATGGGTCTCCAGTTGCCCGCGAAAGCTCTCCTCGATCTCCTCCAATTCGTCGTCGTAGTTTTGGACGTGGGTGATCAGATGGAACTCCCACCGGCTGGCGTAGCTGTGGGCCGCGTCCAGAATCCGTCGGGCCAGATCCCCTTCCTCCGGATGGTCCAGCCACAACCGCAACCGGTCCCAGAATGGCATGCCGAGACACTCCACCCGGGGCTTGAGCCGGTCCAGAACCCAGTCCGTCAGTTGTCGGTAATGGGCCGGATTGGCCTTGATCTGGTAAAACACCGGCGGCTTGATGTCCGTGATCACCAGGCGGTACAGATACTCAAAAATCCCGCCTTCCACGATCCGCTCGCCGATCCCCAGCCGCTCTTGTGCGGACATCTCCCGGGTGTTCAGTTCAAAGAGCATCCAGGCCACGATCATCTTATGGGCCTGCTTGTCCACCTCCATCAACTCCATGGGCCGCAGCTTGTCGTTCCAGCGCTTCATGAACGATCCGGAGAAGATAAGCTGCAAAAGGCTTTTGCGGATTCCGGGCATGGATCAGACTCCTTGTTTACCTGTTATCATCAAGTCGCCGCGTTTCACCGTGGCGCAACAGAAAAAAATCGTCTTCATTCAGGCCGTGCCGTTCCCTGGCTTCGGCCAGGTCGGCGATGGGCTGATCCAGGGGCTCGTCCGTGATCCCGTGAAAGGTTCCCCAGTGGACACCGATGGAGCGCCGGGCCTGCACGTCCCGGTGTACCAGCACGGCTTCCTCCGGGTTGATGTGCTGGCTTTGCATGAACCAGCGCGGCTCGTACGCGCCCACGGGGATGGCCGCCAGGTCGAAGCCGCCGAAGCGCTCCCCGATGTCCCTGGTGTCCTGGGAATAGCCCATGTCTCCGGCGAAATAAAACACGAAATCCGGCTGCTCCACCACCCAACCGCCCCAAAGGGTCCGATTTCGATCCCGCAACGTGCGCTGGGACCAGTGCTGGGCCGGAACGAAAACCACCAAGGTTCGCCCTTCTTCGTCGCCCAACTCTAAGTCATCCCACCAGTCAAAATCCCGCACCTGGCCGCGGGAGGCGGGAACGTTGCGCTCAAACCACTCCTTGAGACCCAAGGGAACCAGGAACAGCGGAGAGCCGCCGGGTTGAGCCGCCAGCCCGCGCACGGAGCGGAGATCCAAGTGGTCGTAATGGCTGTGGGAGATCAGCACCAGGTCGATGCGCGGCAGTTCATCCAGGGCCATTCCGGGCGGCTGCCAGCGTTTGGGGCCGGCCCATTGCACCGGGGAGGCCCGCCGCGAAAAGACGGGGTCTGTAAGAATGTTCAGCCCACCCATGCGCATCAGCACCGTGGCGTGGCCGATCCAGGTCACGGACGGCTCGGAACTGTCTGCGTGCAGATATTCCAGATCCGGGGGCACCGGGGCCAGTTCCAGGGTTGGCTCCCTGGGCAGCCCGGCCAGCCGCCTCTGAAAAAACCAGCGCCAGAAGTCCAGGCCGCTGGGCCGGGAGTGAGGATAGTTGTTCTGAAAGCCCGTGGGGGTGTGATGCGGCTTGTCAGGGTCGTAGTGCGGATTTTTGCCGGAGCATCCGGCCAGGAGATGAGTCATTAAAATCAGGGCTAACAGAACAATCGGTTTCATGAATCAATCCGTGAAAAGCTCCGTCCTTCCCCGCACTGGCCGTCGGGAAGAGTGGCGCGGGGTTGGACAAGGACCATGACCGCGATCAATCGAATGCGGCCGGGCGGGTCGGGTCCGCAAGATGACGACGGACCTCCGAGAGGTGGATGTGGTTGGTGCGGTGCTCGGAAAGCGGCGGCAGGTCTTCGAAGGGGAAAAAGCCCACGTCCGAGGTTTCGTCGCTGGCAGAGGGTGCCCCGCCGGTCAGTTCGCACAGAAACAATACTTTGTAGGCGTGAAAAAACTCCATGGGCCGACCAGCGCGGTTGGCGTCGTACACGCCGACCAGCCGGATCGGCTTGGCCTCGTATCCGCTTTCCTCGAAAATCTCTCGGGCGATCATGGCCGACGGGTACTCACCCACGTCGGCCCAGCCGCCGGGCATGGCCCATTTGCCGTCGGTCCGCTCCCGGACCAGCAGGATACGGTCGTCCCGGACCACGGCCCCGCGCACGTCCACCTTGACCGTGGCGTATCCGGGCTGAACCAGGAACGTGCGCAGGATATCCTCCGTCTCCAGACAGGTCCGACTGGCGACCATTTCCGAAGCCAGCTCCAACAGGCGATGATAGCGGATACGTTCGTAGTGAGTCTGGGCAAAGGCGAGGCCGGTCTGGCTCAGGGCTTGAATCTCCCTGGCCCACTCCAGCCAAGGGGTGAGTGGGTCATGTTCCATGGCCTTGACGATACAAAAAAAACTCCCCGAGAACAATCGTTCCCAGGGAGTTTGAGCGGGGAAGCAAGAGGCTAGAAGCCACGGAAAGCCAGCATATTGAACGGCTTGTAACCGCCATCCACGTCTTCGGCATAGCGGCAACCCAGTGGAGAGTCGCCGGGCTTGTATTTTATGTTCTCATTGGATCCCTTGAAGACCGCGCACTCATTGTTTTCACAGACCAACAGCGCCCCCCAGCCGGAATCCGGCGGTCCAAGGGTCGCGGTCAACGCAACCCCGCAATGGGGGCAGTAACGATTTTCGGACATTTTTCAGAATCTCCTTACGGTTTGGTTGATAAAGGGATGTTCTAGACTTTGTAACGCAAAACGCGTCCTGTTCGCCGCAAGCCTTGCAACCACGAACAACAACGCTCGTCAAGCATGTTCGAAAAAATGAGATAAGACCGATCTCCCAAATGACAAGAACCGAATGTCCCACGGGCCACCGATGCAAGAGGGAAAAAGATCAGTCGTCGTCCCGCCGGGCCTAAGCGCCAGGCTTGGCGGGACGACGATCATTTTTTCAACGTAGCCGGAGAAGCTCACGAAGGCGGCTAGGTCGGGATCATGTCAAGTCGAACCGATCCAGATTCATGACCTTGGTCCAGGCCGCAACGAAGTCGCGAACGAACTTCTCCTGGGTGTCGTCCTGGGCATAGACTTCGACCAGGGCGCGCAATCGCGAGTTGGAACCAAAGATCAGGTCCACCCGAGTGGCGGTCCACTTCAGGTCTCCGGACTTGCGGTCCCGGCCTTCGAAGGCGTCCCGCGCCTCGGACGCGGGCTTCCACATTGTGCCCATGTCCAACAGGTTGGTGAAGAAATCGGTGCTCAAGGCTCCCGGCCGGTTCGTGAACACGCCGTGGGCCGATCCTCCGACGTTGGCTCCCAGCACCCGCAACCCACCAACGAGGACCGTCATTTCCGGCGCGCTCAGGGTCAGCAACTGGGCCTTGTCCACCAGCATCTCTTCGGCGGACACGGAATACGCCTTCTTCTGATAGTTGCGAAAGCCATCGGCTTCGGGTTCCAGCAGGGCGAAGGATTCCTGGTCGGTCTGGTCCTGAGAGGCGTCCGTACGGCCCGGGGAAAAGGGTACCTCCACGGCATGTCCCGCGGCCTTGGCCGCGGCCTCGACCCCGGCGCATCCGGCCAGGACGATCAGGTCCGCCAGGGAGATTTTCTTGCCGCCGGACTGGGCCGCGTTGAACTCCTTCTGGATGGATTCCAGCACGCCCAGTACCTTGGCCAATCGGTCCGGCTGGTTCACGGCCCAGTCTTTCTGGGGCGCCAGACGAATCCGCGCGCCGTTGGCTCCGCCGCGCTTGTCCGAGCCTCGGAAGGTGGAGGCCGAGGCCCAGGCCGTGGAGACCAATTCCGCCACGGACAGGCCGGAGGCCAGAACCTTCGCCTTGAGGTCGGCTACGTCCTTGGCCTCGATCAGGGGGTGATCAACAGCCGGAACCGGATCCTGCCAGATCAAGTCTTCGGACGGGACTTCCGGGCCGAGGTAGCGAGCCTTGGGGCCCATGTCCCGGTGGGTCAGCTTGAACCACGCCCTGGCGAACGCATCCGTAAAGCCTTCCGGATCGTTCAGGTAGCGCCGGGCAATGGGTTCATAGATCGGGTCGTAACGCAAGGACAGGTCCGCCGTGGTCATCATCGGTCGGCGCTTCTTCAAGGGATCGTGGGCGTCCACGATCATGTCCTCGTCTTCCACATCCTTGGCCAGCCACTGGTTCGCGCCAGCCGGGCTCTTGACCAGTTCCCACTCGTACTTGAAGAGCACCTTCAGATAGCCCATGTCCCATTTTGTCGGGTTGGGCTTCCAGGCTCCCTCGATACCGCTGCTGATGGTGTCGCCGCCTTTGCCGCTGCCAAAGCTGCTCTTCCAGCCGAAGCCCTGCTCTTCAATCGGGGCAGCTTCTGGTTCAGGGCCTACGTGGTCGGCAGATCCCGCGCCGTGGCACTTGCCAAAGGTGTGACCACCGGCGGTCAATGCCACGGTCTCTTCATCATTCATGCCCATGCGGGCAAAGGTTTCCCGCACGTCGCGGCCCGAGGCCACCGGGTCGGGGTTGCCGTTCGGACCTTCGGGGTTCACGTAGATCAGGCCCATCTGCACGGCGGCCAACGGATTTTCCAGGTCACGATCCCCGCTGTAGCGCTTGTCGCCCAGCCACTCGCCCTCGGAGCCCCAGTAGATATCCTCTTCCGGTTGCCAGATGTCCTCACGTCCGCCGCCGAAGCCAAAGGTCTTGAAACCCATGGACTCCAGCGCGCAGTTGCCCGCAAGGATCATCAGGTCGGCCCAGGAAATTCTGTTGCCGTATTTCTTCTTGATCGGCCAGAGCAAACGCCGGGACTTGTCCAGATTGACGTTGTCCGGCCAACTGTTGATGGGCGCGAAGCGCTGGTTCCCGGTGCCCCCGCCGCCGCGTCCGTCCGCCGTGCGGTAGGTGCCCGCGCTGTGCCAGGCCATGCGGATCATCAACCCGCCGTAATGACCCCAGTCCGCTGGCCACCACTCCTGGGAGTCGGTCATCAGAGCGACGAGATCCTTTTTCACCGCGGCCAGGTCGAGCTTCTTGAACTCCTCGGCGTAGTTGAAATCCGGCCCCAAGGGGTTGGAGGCCGGGGCGTGCTGGTGCAGAATGTCCAGGTCCAGTTGATTGGGCCACCATTCGCGATGCGACGTGCCTTTGGCGGCCGGATGGTCGTGCGTCTTGCCCGTGACGGGGCATTTTCCTGTTTCACTCATACTGGAAACTCCTTTTGTTCCATGAACGGTTGAGGTTCTGATAACGATTTGGTTGCCATCTCCTACGAACCGATTGTTTCCGTCTCTTTCCTGGATGCGGTTTCCTGACAGGCCCGACAGACCCCGAAAAAATCCACGCGGTGCATTGTGACCCGAAAACCGGTCTCCGCGCTGACTTCCCTGGTCAGGTCCGTCAGGCCGCTCAACTCCGGATCCAGAATGATCTTGCACTTGGTGCAGATGACATGAGGATGAGGATAGGGCTTGTGTCCGTCATACCGGTTGCTTCCGTCGGGAAAACCCAGTTCCAGCACTTCTCCCAGATCCCGAAGCAGGGCCACGGTCTTGTAAACCGTGGCAATGCTCGTGGTCGGGAAGTCCCGGTGGACCTGCGCGTAAATCCGCTCCACCGAGGGATGCCCGTTGCTGGAAGCCAATATCTTGAGCACGGCCAACCGCTGCGGGGTCAACCGAAAATCACGCTCTTTGAGCCGGGCGGTCATCTGCTCAAGGCGCACATTGGTCCTCGAAAGTGGTTTCTCCATGACACATCCCATTTTGCGAAAACATTTCTTTATGGATAATCGTTATCCGCAAAAGCGTCAAACTGTTTTTCGACAGGGTGGCTTGCTACCCAGGAACCCTGCCTTGATAATATCCCCAAAGCTGGGGGGATGGAGCGTTACGGCTGGACGGCCGTTACTCTCAGAGCGACGTCGCCCTGGGGGAGCTGCCAAGAATCGAGGGATGAGGACGTGACGGGCAAGGGCGTGCCGTTGAGGACAACGTTATGCAAGTGCTCAAAAAATTTCGGGGGTTGGGATTTTAAAAACTTCAAAAGATATTCCGAGGCGACAAATATCCCCTGGTGCAGAAACAACCCGGCAAGCTCACGGCCTACGGCATTGTAGAGGCGAACTTGCAGGCGAAAAGGCTGTTCTTCCGTAGGGTCGGTCGTGTTCTCCCTTGACTGGGAAATCCCCTCGCGCATTCTGCTGTAATAGCCGCCCCGGCGCATTGTCGCTCCCACCAGGCCAGGCATGGCCGCGGACAAGGCCAAACGCGAGGAGGGCACAATCATTGCCCGGTCCAGATCGTCAATGGCCTTCCCGTTGAGGAATATCGTCTGCAAGTACTTTTCCGTATACACCCCGCAAACGCCGACCAGTTCACACAAAAACTCCCTGAGCGTACAGGGTTTGGGCACGGGCATGTCAAAGCCCTGGAGAAGAATGCCGAACCATTCCGGGGCATCGTGCTCCATTACGATCAGAGGCAGATTGTCCAATGTTTTGTCATAGGGTTCAGGATAAGGAGCGGTGTACGGCATGGCTGATTTCTCCGAAGTCAGGCTTGGAAATTGACGTTAGATGCGGCAACCATGCCGCCCTGCCACGCAAATTAGCAAATGAAAAAAGCGGATACTGAACAGAACAGCAACACCCCGGGAGGCTGGCCGCTTCCCGGGGTGCCAAACGAAAGACCGTTCTTGCGTTTAGAAGTTGTAGACGCTGTCCAATTCTTCATTGGACACGTCGAACACGACATTGTGGGGGGCGAGGGGCTCGCGGGAGAAGTACCGGGGCAGACGGTCATGCTCGGGACCGAAACCAGCCTTCTTGTTGAATTCTCGCTCCATTTTCAGGATCTTCTGACCCAGGGCGACCACGTCGTCGCCGGTCATGTTCAAGCCGTACATCTGGTTGATGGAATCGACCATGGCGTTGAAGGTCTCGGGCTGATCCAGAATGGCGAAGGCGATGAACAGGCAGTAGCCCGTTGCGTCCAAGGCCGCCGTCGCCACCTGCAGGTTCCGGGACAGTTCGGCCTGGCCTTCAGGCTTGAGCGGATCGACATCGCCGCCGACCTTGAGAATGTTCGTGGCCACGGCATAACCTGCCGTATGGTCAGCTCCCTGTGTCGTGGTGGCGTAGGTCACCCCAATGCCCTTCACCGCGCGAGGATCGTAGGCGGGCATGGCCTGGCCTTTGACCACCGGAGCATGCTCAAGGCCGTAGCAGCGGGCCGTGGTGGCGGCGCCTGCCCCCAGGATGCGGCCCAGCGGAGTGCCCTTGCCCACTTCGTGGACCAGTTTGATGGCCCCTTCGGCGTCGCCGAACTCGATCACCCCGGCTTCCATGGCCACGCCGATGGTCACGCCCATTTCAATGGTGTCCAGGCCGTAGTTGTCGTCCAGGTAGTCCAGCTTGGCCACCACGTCCAAATCGTCGATGCCGCAGTTGCCGCCGTGGGACCAGACGGTCTCGTATTCCGGCTGCTTGGTCATGTAGTTGCCGTCCTTGTCCGTGTAGATCCCGGAGCACTGGATGGCGCAGCCGCGATGACAACCGTGGGTGGCCTGGCCGCCTTCGCGGTTCTTCATGTTCTCGGCCTGGAGTTCGCCGGACAGGTTCTG contains the following coding sequences:
- the rsmH gene encoding 16S rRNA (cytosine(1402)-N(4))-methyltransferase RsmH; protein product: MPESSAPPAHQPVLVEAVLKHLAPRPGGRYLDGTLGLGGHVGAVLEATDGKARILGLDRDPLALEAAAKRLREAWPKAELTLCHECFSRFSNVMDELGWEQLDGALLDLGFSSFQVDTPERGFSFLANGPLDMRMNPQGAGVTAREVVNAYPARQLAKIIYEFGEEPLGGRIARAIETARRDGPIETTLELARIVEQAYPPARRARARNHPATRTFQALRMFVNDETGELSRFLSQIVPRLADNARIVIISFHSIEDRIVKRYFVEQAKFCLCPPRQPFCLCGHRPTLKILTKKPLIASSAELTDNPRSRSAKLRAAERIVEP
- the mraZ gene encoding division/cell wall cluster transcriptional repressor MraZ, whose translation is MSGKPMTFRGHAYRSLDPKGRLVLPTEFRDVILNTGTHARVILTNFDGCVVGYSLQEWERIEESFQRINMLNRQLRDFQRFFISGAMEVELDKQGRILIPPHLRTYAGLTREVALAGVGRKFEIWDLERFEEQRRKMEESFDLVMDALAQTECDLRI
- a CDS encoding HD-GYP domain-containing protein, encoding MRNKAIEPNEDLHEEYYQVSPVILESFPKFRLPLDTFEFREQVAQLIPLTQAGQRISAEQRQMILDKCAQGLIFVARKDHPIYAEHISKQLDLVLVDSSLKSSEIALIIKQGLTDRFKAFLDQPVAPVLVHLQTDLLVLTEYLWHDPFRIKAFKKHLWEDHSLANHGVNSLFIGLALYMRLNEGDLRRKHLDEVAMGLLAHDLGMSKIPAFIRAKTMPLTRDELEKIREHCWIGGKMLHSLEVRSDLILKQALEHHERLDGKGYPQKLPGKEISMVGQLCAVVDSYCAMITDRPYAEALTSSSALSALSQSPGYNDKMVRALMGMMMG
- a CDS encoding HD domain-containing protein, with amino-acid sequence MPGIRKSLLQLIFSGSFMKRWNDKLRPMELMEVDKQAHKMIVAWMLFELNTREMSAQERLGIGERIVEGGIFEYLYRLVITDIKPPVFYQIKANPAHYRQLTDWVLDRLKPRVECLGMPFWDRLRLWLDHPEEGDLARRILDAAHSYASRWEFHLITHVQNYDDELEEIEESFRGQLETHRDLAGMPELLQGTGSHLGRLAHLSGQLRFQKRWSQTPRVPETSVLGHMFVVACFGYFFSMAVGACRARAQNNFFAGLVHDLPELLTRDIISPVKRSVARIGDLIREYEFKELERRVFAPLEKGGYSDLSERLSYFLGLDVGSEFVSTVILDGLIREVNWDQLQTTYNQDRFDPKDGNLLKVCDNLAAFMEAYTSLRNGISSDQLQQALWRIRAEYQQTSLGDGVHIGALLADFD
- a CDS encoding MBL fold metallo-hydrolase, whose translation is MKPIVLLALILMTHLLAGCSGKNPHYDPDKPHHTPTGFQNNYPHSRPSGLDFWRWFFQRRLAGLPREPTLELAPVPPDLEYLHADSSEPSVTWIGHATVLMRMGGLNILTDPVFSRRASPVQWAGPKRWQPPGMALDELPRIDLVLISHSHYDHLDLRSVRGLAAQPGGSPLFLVPLGLKEWFERNVPASRGQVRDFDWWDDLELGDEEGRTLVVFVPAQHWSQRTLRDRNRTLWGGWVVEQPDFVFYFAGDMGYSQDTRDIGERFGGFDLAAIPVGAYEPRWFMQSQHINPEEAVLVHRDVQARRSIGVHWGTFHGITDEPLDQPIADLAEARERHGLNEDDFFLLRHGETRRLDDNR
- a CDS encoding NUDIX hydrolase codes for the protein MEHDPLTPWLEWAREIQALSQTGLAFAQTHYERIRYHRLLELASEMVASRTCLETEDILRTFLVQPGYATVKVDVRGAVVRDDRILLVRERTDGKWAMPGGWADVGEYPSAMIAREIFEESGYEAKPIRLVGVYDANRAGRPMEFFHAYKVLFLCELTGGAPSASDETSDVGFFPFEDLPPLSEHRTNHIHLSEVRRHLADPTRPAAFD
- the katG gene encoding catalase/peroxidase HPI is translated as MSETGKCPVTGKTHDHPAAKGTSHREWWPNQLDLDILHQHAPASNPLGPDFNYAEEFKKLDLAAVKKDLVALMTDSQEWWPADWGHYGGLMIRMAWHSAGTYRTADGRGGGGTGNQRFAPINSWPDNVNLDKSRRLLWPIKKKYGNRISWADLMILAGNCALESMGFKTFGFGGGREDIWQPEEDIYWGSEGEWLGDKRYSGDRDLENPLAAVQMGLIYVNPEGPNGNPDPVASGRDVRETFARMGMNDEETVALTAGGHTFGKCHGAGSADHVGPEPEAAPIEEQGFGWKSSFGSGKGGDTISSGIEGAWKPNPTKWDMGYLKVLFKYEWELVKSPAGANQWLAKDVEDEDMIVDAHDPLKKRRPMMTTADLSLRYDPIYEPIARRYLNDPEGFTDAFARAWFKLTHRDMGPKARYLGPEVPSEDLIWQDPVPAVDHPLIEAKDVADLKAKVLASGLSVAELVSTAWASASTFRGSDKRGGANGARIRLAPQKDWAVNQPDRLAKVLGVLESIQKEFNAAQSGGKKISLADLIVLAGCAGVEAAAKAAGHAVEVPFSPGRTDASQDQTDQESFALLEPEADGFRNYQKKAYSVSAEEMLVDKAQLLTLSAPEMTVLVGGLRVLGANVGGSAHGVFTNRPGALSTDFFTNLLDMGTMWKPASEARDAFEGRDRKSGDLKWTATRVDLIFGSNSRLRALVEVYAQDDTQEKFVRDFVAAWTKVMNLDRFDLT
- a CDS encoding Fur family transcriptional regulator, with protein sequence MEKPLSRTNVRLEQMTARLKERDFRLTPQRLAVLKILASSNGHPSVERIYAQVHRDFPTTSIATVYKTVALLRDLGEVLELGFPDGSNRYDGHKPYPHPHVICTKCKIILDPELSGLTDLTREVSAETGFRVTMHRVDFFGVCRACQETASRKETETIGS
- a CDS encoding aldehyde ferredoxin oxidoreductase family protein, with the protein product MDKILRIDVGAQGGPKATVEPVGDYAGMGGRAMTSMVVYKEVPADCHPLGPENKLVISPGLMSGSAASSSGRLSVGCKSPLTGTIKESNAGGTAAQALGRLGYAAVILEGERQGDDMYKVFIDDQGVKIEKANELKMLPNYDLIDKLKPVYGEKVSVISIGTAGEMRFSNSSIAVTDPEFRPTRHCGRGGVGAVMGSKGIKCIVVDASNTKMRQPVNPEGFKEANRKFVEGLKQHAVTGQGLPTYGTNVLTNVLNEAGGYPTYNFREGRYKHHQNLSGELQAENMKNREGGQATHGCHRGCAIQCSGIYTDKDGNYMTKQPEYETVWSHGGNCGIDDLDVVAKLDYLDDNYGLDTIEMGVTIGVAMEAGVIEFGDAEGAIKLVHEVGKGTPLGRILGAGAATTARCYGLEHAPVVKGQAMPAYDPRAVKGIGVTYATTTQGADHTAGYAVATNILKVGGDVDPLKPEGQAELSRNLQVATAALDATGYCLFIAFAILDQPETFNAMVDSINQMYGLNMTGDDVVALGQKILKMEREFNKKAGFGPEHDRLPRYFSREPLAPHNVVFDVSNEELDSVYNF